In Halomonas alkalicola, the following proteins share a genomic window:
- a CDS encoding ArsR/SmtB family transcription factor, which yields MGNSNSTAARLLAGGDATIDRATALLKAMANDNRLRILCLLDGQELSVTELNSRLTLSQSALSQHLAILRRENLVSTRRASQTIYYSWQGDSAQTIIEALGQLGMAD from the coding sequence ATGGGCAATTCCAACAGCACGGCAGCGCGCCTCCTCGCCGGAGGTGACGCCACCATCGATCGGGCCACGGCGCTGCTCAAGGCCATGGCCAACGACAACCGGCTGCGCATCCTCTGCCTGCTGGACGGGCAGGAGCTCTCGGTGACCGAGCTCAACAGCCGGCTCACCCTCAGCCAGTCGGCCCTCTCCCAGCATCTGGCGATCCTGCGCCGGGAGAACCTGGTCTCCACCAGGCGGGCCTCCCAGACCATCTACTACTCCTGGCAGGGCGACAGCGCACAGACCATCATCGAGGCCCTAGGCCAGCTCGGCATGGCCGACTAG
- a CDS encoding propionyl-CoA synthetase — protein MSTYANEFRRSIEQPESFWAEQARRIPWFKAPTQILHYDEANHARWFADGELNICHAALDHHVEQGRGDQPAIFWDSPVTDSKRTLTYREMRDQVATFAGALRGLGVEKGDRVVIYMPMVPEALVAMYACARLGAVHSVVFGGFAPHELAVRIEDATPKVVVAASCGVEVNKVLPYKGIIDAAVEQSSHKPDACVIFQREQHTAELGERDHDWAALMASAEPADCVPVKGTDPLYVLYTSGTTGKPKGVVRDTGGYAVALAYSMEAIYDIAPGEVFFSASDVGWVVGHSYIVIVYAPLLRGATSVVYEGKPVKTPDAGAFWRLISEYQVKSFFTAPTAFRAIKKEDPDGKLLAQYDISCMKALFLAGERLDPPTFHWLDDLLEVPVIDHWWQTETGWPIAANLHGLEPMPTKAGSATVPVPGFDVQILDREGERMGPMEQGSVVIKQPMPPGCLVGVWGDPQRFHAAYMAAFPGYYLTGDGGYVDEDGYLFIMGRTDDVINVAGHRLSTGEMEEVVGAHSAVAECAVIGIHDALKGQLPIGLVIPKDGFEGREDDLEQELIALVREKIGPIACFKQVLVVDRLPKTRSGKILRKLLRSIADGKEFGIPSTIDDPASLQDVHEAMKAREVGAAHEARQV, from the coding sequence ATGAGCACCTACGCCAACGAATTTCGCCGCTCCATCGAGCAGCCGGAGAGCTTCTGGGCCGAGCAAGCCCGTCGTATCCCCTGGTTCAAGGCGCCGACCCAGATCCTTCACTATGACGAGGCCAACCACGCCCGCTGGTTCGCCGACGGCGAGCTGAACATCTGCCACGCGGCGCTGGACCACCACGTGGAGCAGGGACGCGGCGACCAGCCGGCGATCTTCTGGGACTCGCCGGTCACCGACAGCAAGCGCACCCTGACCTATCGCGAGATGCGCGACCAGGTGGCGACCTTCGCCGGCGCCCTCAGGGGGCTCGGCGTGGAGAAGGGCGATCGCGTGGTGATCTACATGCCCATGGTCCCCGAGGCGCTGGTGGCCATGTACGCCTGTGCACGTCTGGGCGCCGTCCACTCGGTGGTGTTCGGCGGCTTCGCGCCCCACGAGCTCGCCGTGCGCATCGAGGACGCCACCCCCAAGGTGGTGGTGGCCGCCTCCTGCGGGGTCGAGGTCAACAAGGTCCTGCCCTACAAGGGGATCATCGATGCGGCCGTCGAGCAGAGCAGCCACAAGCCGGATGCCTGCGTGATCTTCCAGCGCGAGCAGCACACCGCCGAGCTAGGCGAGCGCGACCATGACTGGGCCGCCCTGATGGCCTCGGCCGAGCCCGCCGACTGCGTGCCGGTGAAGGGCACCGATCCGCTCTACGTGCTCTACACCTCCGGCACCACCGGCAAGCCCAAGGGCGTGGTACGCGATACCGGCGGCTACGCGGTGGCGCTGGCCTATTCCATGGAGGCCATCTACGACATCGCCCCCGGCGAGGTCTTCTTCTCCGCCTCGGACGTGGGCTGGGTGGTGGGCCACTCCTACATCGTCATCGTCTATGCGCCGCTGCTGCGCGGGGCCACCAGCGTGGTCTACGAAGGCAAGCCGGTGAAGACCCCGGACGCCGGTGCCTTCTGGCGGCTGATCAGCGAGTACCAGGTGAAGAGCTTCTTCACCGCGCCGACGGCGTTCCGCGCCATCAAGAAGGAGGACCCGGACGGCAAGCTGCTGGCCCAATACGACATCTCCTGCATGAAGGCGCTGTTCCTGGCCGGCGAGCGGCTCGATCCGCCCACCTTCCACTGGCTCGACGACCTGCTCGAGGTGCCGGTGATCGATCACTGGTGGCAGACCGAGACCGGCTGGCCCATCGCCGCCAACCTGCATGGCCTGGAGCCGATGCCCACCAAGGCGGGCAGTGCCACCGTGCCGGTGCCTGGCTTCGACGTGCAGATCCTCGACCGTGAGGGCGAGCGCATGGGCCCGATGGAGCAGGGCAGCGTGGTGATCAAGCAGCCGATGCCGCCGGGCTGCCTGGTGGGGGTGTGGGGCGACCCGCAGCGCTTCCACGCGGCCTACATGGCGGCCTTCCCGGGCTACTACCTGACCGGCGACGGCGGCTATGTGGACGAGGACGGCTACCTGTTCATCATGGGTCGCACCGATGACGTCATTAACGTGGCTGGCCACCGTCTCTCCACCGGCGAGATGGAGGAGGTCGTCGGCGCCCATTCCGCCGTGGCGGAGTGCGCGGTGATCGGCATCCACGATGCCCTCAAGGGGCAGTTGCCCATCGGCCTGGTGATTCCGAAGGACGGCTTCGAGGGGCGCGAGGACGACCTCGAGCAGGAGCTGATCGCCCTGGTGCGCGAGAAGATCGGCCCCATCGCCTGCTTCAAGCAGGTGCTGGTGGTGGACCGCCTGCCCAAGACCCGCTCCGGCAAGATCCTGCGCAAGCTGCTGCGCAGCATCGCCGACGGCAAGGAGTTCGGCATCCCCTCCACCATCGACGACCCGGCCAGCCTGCAGGATGTGCACGAGGCCATGAAGGCTCGTGAGGTGGGCGCCGCCCACGAGGCGCGCCAGGTCTGA
- a CDS encoding 7-cyano-7-deazaguanine/7-aminomethyl-7-deazaguanine transporter, whose protein sequence is MFALSDAQQRRLLALLIGFHILVIAASNYLVQLPFTLFGFHTTWGAFSFPFIFLATDLTVRLFGKEPARAIVMRVMLPALVISYVVSVVFPRGGYAGLGALGEWNLFVARIAVASFMAYLLGQLLDVHVFDRLRGLRAWWVAPAISTVLGNLADTFAFFSIAFYNSPDPFMAANWLEIAWVDYVIKLGISLLFFVPLYGVLLATLSRRLVAATEAEPAAAAARSRP, encoded by the coding sequence ATGTTCGCGCTTTCCGATGCTCAGCAGCGTCGCCTGCTGGCCCTGCTGATCGGCTTCCATATCCTGGTGATCGCCGCCAGCAACTACCTGGTGCAGCTGCCCTTCACCCTGTTCGGCTTCCATACCACCTGGGGCGCCTTCAGCTTTCCGTTCATCTTCCTGGCCACCGACCTCACCGTGCGGCTGTTCGGCAAGGAGCCGGCCCGGGCCATCGTGATGCGGGTCATGCTGCCGGCCCTGGTGATCTCCTATGTGGTCTCGGTGGTCTTCCCGCGGGGCGGCTATGCGGGCCTGGGGGCGCTTGGGGAGTGGAACCTGTTCGTGGCCCGCATCGCCGTGGCGAGCTTCATGGCCTACCTGCTGGGCCAGCTCCTCGACGTGCACGTCTTCGACCGCCTGCGAGGCCTCAGGGCCTGGTGGGTGGCGCCGGCGATCTCCACCGTGCTCGGCAATCTGGCCGACACCTTCGCCTTCTTTTCGATCGCCTTCTACAACAGCCCCGACCCCTTCATGGCGGCCAACTGGCTGGAGATCGCCTGGGTCGACTATGTCATCAAGCTGGGCATCAGCCTGCTGTTCTTCGTGCCGCTGTATGGCGTGCTGCTGGCGACCCTGAGCCGCCGCCTGGTGGCGGCTACCGAGGCCGAGCCTGCCGCTGCGGCGGCGAGGTCCCGCCCCTGA
- a CDS encoding alpha/beta fold hydrolase — protein sequence MSVELNYLDTGGDGVPLVVIHGLFGSADNWRSHVKAWEATRRVITVDLRNHGRSPHVEGMGYDAMAEDVTRLLDRLEVPRAHLLGHSMGGKVVISLARLAPERVASLIVGDIAPVAYGHDHDTVFAGLRRLEEGKPANRREADDLLGEHVKERAVRLFLATNLERGEEGGLRLRLGLDEIQEDYETIMGPTAGEGAFSGPTLVLRGANSHYVTDEMLPALREVLPEAEVVTLEAGHWLHAEQPEAFRDAVDRFLVRR from the coding sequence ATGAGCGTAGAGCTCAACTATCTTGATACCGGTGGCGATGGCGTGCCGCTGGTGGTGATCCACGGCCTGTTCGGCAGCGCCGACAACTGGCGCTCCCACGTCAAGGCGTGGGAGGCGACGCGGCGGGTGATCACCGTGGACCTGCGCAACCACGGCCGCTCTCCCCACGTCGAGGGGATGGGCTACGACGCCATGGCCGAGGATGTGACCCGCCTGCTCGACCGCCTCGAGGTCCCCCGCGCCCACCTGCTCGGCCACTCCATGGGCGGCAAGGTGGTGATCTCGCTGGCGCGCCTGGCGCCCGAGCGGGTGGCCTCGCTGATCGTTGGCGATATCGCGCCTGTGGCCTATGGCCACGACCACGACACGGTGTTCGCCGGCCTGCGCCGCCTCGAGGAGGGGAAGCCGGCCAATCGCCGCGAGGCGGACGACCTGCTGGGCGAGCACGTCAAGGAGCGGGCGGTGAGGTTGTTCCTTGCCACCAACCTGGAGCGTGGCGAGGAGGGCGGGCTCAGGCTGCGCCTGGGGCTCGACGAGATCCAGGAAGACTACGAGACCATCATGGGGCCGACGGCGGGCGAGGGTGCCTTCAGCGGTCCGACCCTGGTGCTGCGCGGCGCAAACTCCCACTACGTTACCGATGAAATGCTGCCGGCCCTGCGGGAGGTGCTCCCCGAGGCCGAGGTGGTGACCCTGGAGGCCGGCCACTGGCTGCATGCCGAGCAGCCCGAGGCCTTCCGCGACGCGGTCGACCGCTTCCTCGTCCGGCGCTGA
- a CDS encoding ABC transporter substrate-binding protein: MPDPAQPRRLTAVASALTLLMAALSSLAPMTSVAAEEPPPLVVPDLPRDAPAPAKLATTVLVPEIPAREQALEEPSEAPSEETAEETPKKTTEKAREAGSESAVVRPAPPPPAGDATGHTDGEDAIGAAPAPQDSSDSPEADATSDLVDEGPRVALTPPEPLEPPPLKPLEIMLDWYPGPQHAALFIALHRGMLERRGLQVTLTTPAAPTLPTRLLAAGRIDLALSRQPLLHLQVDRGMPLVRIGTLVELPLAGLLLRDDGDLASPAQLAGRRIGYSVEESRELLLPLLLKPHGIAIEELELVDVNFSAVNEMVDQGLDGVMTPQRLGLPRRLGDEGLSTHLLRLEEHGIPRHEGLILVANRDRVGGQRESLRRLLEALAEATAWSLEHPEAAWALLAEREPAMDTPANRDAWLSMLLRLSARPAALDRGGYARFEAFLHERGLTETLTPVGGLGVDLGAP, translated from the coding sequence ATGCCCGACCCCGCCCAGCCCAGGCGACTGACCGCCGTGGCGTCCGCCCTCACCCTGCTGATGGCGGCACTCTCGAGCCTGGCGCCGATGACGAGCGTAGCGGCCGAGGAGCCCCCGCCCCTGGTGGTGCCCGACCTCCCCCGGGACGCACCGGCGCCCGCCAAGCTTGCGACGACCGTCCTGGTGCCCGAGATCCCGGCGCGGGAGCAGGCCCTCGAGGAGCCATCAGAGGCCCCGTCAGAAGAGACAGCCGAGGAGACGCCCAAGAAGACGACCGAGAAGGCTCGGGAGGCAGGCAGTGAGTCCGCTGTTGTGAGGCCGGCACCGCCGCCCCCGGCCGGCGATGCCACCGGCCACACGGATGGAGAGGACGCCATCGGCGCCGCCCCGGCTCCCCAGGACAGCTCGGACTCACCGGAGGCCGATGCGACGAGCGATCTGGTCGACGAGGGCCCCAGGGTGGCACTCACGCCTCCCGAGCCCCTCGAGCCGCCGCCCCTCAAGCCCCTGGAGATCATGCTGGACTGGTACCCGGGCCCTCAGCACGCTGCCCTGTTCATCGCCCTGCACAGGGGCATGCTGGAGCGCCGGGGCCTGCAGGTGACCCTGACCACCCCCGCCGCCCCCACCCTGCCGACGCGGCTGCTGGCCGCCGGGCGCATCGATCTCGCCCTGAGTCGTCAGCCGCTGCTGCATCTGCAGGTGGATCGCGGCATGCCGCTGGTGCGGATCGGCACCCTGGTCGAGCTGCCCCTGGCGGGTCTGCTGCTGCGCGACGACGGCGACCTGGCGTCACCGGCCCAGCTGGCGGGCAGGCGCATCGGCTACTCGGTGGAGGAGAGCCGCGAGCTGCTGCTGCCGCTGCTGCTCAAGCCCCACGGTATTGCCATCGAGGAACTCGAACTGGTGGACGTCAACTTCAGCGCCGTGAACGAGATGGTCGACCAGGGACTGGACGGCGTGATGACGCCACAGCGCCTCGGCCTGCCCCGGCGACTGGGCGACGAAGGCCTCTCCACCCACCTGCTGCGACTCGAGGAGCACGGGATCCCACGCCACGAGGGGCTGATCCTGGTGGCTAACCGCGACCGCGTGGGTGGGCAGCGAGAGAGCCTGCGGCGCTTGCTGGAGGCGCTCGCCGAAGCCACCGCCTGGAGCCTGGAGCATCCCGAGGCGGCCTGGGCGCTCCTGGCGGAGCGGGAACCCGCCATGGACACCCCGGCGAACCGGGACGCCTGGCTGTCCATGCTGCTGCGCCTGAGCGCCCGCCCCGCCGCCCTGGACCGGGGCGGCTATGCCCGCTTCGAGGCGTTCCTCCACGAGCGCGGCCTGACCGAGACCCTGACCCCGGTCGGCGGGCTCGGGGTCGACCTCGGCGCCCCCTGA
- a CDS encoding potassium/proton antiporter: MDAINTLFMLSGLLIALSVLASRLSSLVGLPLLLIFLGLGMLAGEEGLLGIQFDDYTLAFTIGHLALAMILLDGGLRTRLKTFRVGFRPALSLATLGVFITSGLIGLLAMWIFDLSLLQGLLVGAIVGSTDAAAVFSMLSGRGVNLNERVGATLEIESGTNDPMAIFLTLVLVEMLVGQVSGTADTLLLLVQQFGLGLSIGVGAGWLSGKLLRWVDLAPGLYSLLALALGFCVFGLTSFLGGSGFLAIYLAGLMIGNQPGRHLNFILPVHDGLAWLSQIGLFLVLGLLVTPSEMIEYALPASLVALALIFVARPLAVLISIKPFFKFRWRETGFIAWVGLRGAVPIVLAIFPVIGGVENASLYFNVAFAVVLLSLLVQGGTLGWMARLMKVEVPSSVTPNQRGPLGILPENDFEMFVYRVENSDLEDVPIRLLRFPSGALISALFRDHVMLHPKGSTRLQLNDVICVIGRSEDLPALNRLFNGDAKLKQERAFFGTFTFAGEARMQDIADAYGLTLSQAEKEMTLADFISLRVGGHPVVGDDVDWHGIHWVVSEMEGNTVTKVGLRLY; the protein is encoded by the coding sequence ATGGACGCCATCAATACCCTCTTCATGCTCAGCGGCCTGCTGATCGCGCTCAGCGTGCTGGCCAGTCGCCTCTCCAGTCTGGTGGGGCTGCCTTTGCTGTTGATCTTCCTCGGCCTCGGCATGCTGGCGGGGGAGGAGGGCCTGCTCGGCATCCAGTTCGACGACTATACCCTGGCCTTCACCATCGGCCACCTGGCGCTGGCGATGATCCTGCTCGATGGCGGGCTGCGCACCCGCCTCAAGACCTTCCGGGTCGGCTTCCGGCCGGCGCTCTCGCTGGCGACTCTCGGCGTCTTCATCACCAGCGGGCTGATCGGGCTGCTGGCCATGTGGATCTTCGACCTCTCGCTGCTGCAGGGGCTGCTGGTGGGGGCGATCGTGGGCTCCACCGACGCCGCCGCGGTGTTCTCGATGCTCAGCGGACGAGGCGTCAACCTCAACGAGCGGGTGGGGGCGACCCTCGAGATCGAGTCCGGCACCAACGACCCCATGGCGATCTTTCTGACCCTGGTGCTGGTGGAGATGCTGGTGGGGCAGGTGAGCGGCACCGCCGACACCCTGCTGCTGCTGGTCCAGCAGTTCGGGCTGGGCCTCTCCATCGGCGTGGGTGCTGGCTGGCTCAGCGGCAAGCTGCTGCGCTGGGTGGATCTGGCCCCCGGGCTCTACTCGCTGCTGGCGCTGGCGCTGGGCTTCTGCGTCTTCGGCCTGACCAGCTTCCTCGGCGGCAGCGGCTTCCTGGCGATCTACCTGGCGGGGCTGATGATCGGCAACCAGCCCGGGCGCCACCTCAATTTCATCCTGCCGGTACACGATGGCCTGGCCTGGCTCAGCCAGATCGGCCTCTTCCTGGTGCTGGGGCTGCTGGTGACCCCCAGCGAGATGATCGAGTATGCACTACCGGCCAGCCTGGTGGCGCTGGCGCTGATCTTCGTGGCCAGGCCCCTGGCGGTGCTGATCAGCATCAAGCCCTTCTTCAAGTTCCGCTGGCGGGAGACCGGCTTCATCGCCTGGGTGGGCCTGCGCGGCGCGGTGCCCATCGTGCTGGCGATCTTCCCGGTGATCGGCGGGGTGGAGAACGCCTCGCTCTACTTCAACGTGGCCTTTGCGGTGGTGCTGCTCTCGCTGCTGGTCCAGGGGGGGACCCTGGGCTGGATGGCGCGGCTGATGAAGGTCGAGGTGCCGTCATCGGTGACCCCCAACCAGCGCGGCCCGCTGGGCATCCTGCCGGAAAACGACTTCGAGATGTTCGTCTACCGGGTGGAGAACTCCGACCTCGAGGACGTGCCCATCCGGCTGCTGCGCTTCCCCTCGGGGGCGCTGATCTCGGCGCTGTTCCGCGACCATGTGATGTTGCACCCCAAGGGCAGCACCCGCCTGCAGCTTAATGACGTGATCTGCGTGATCGGCCGCAGCGAGGATCTGCCGGCGCTGAACCGGCTCTTCAACGGCGATGCCAAGCTCAAGCAGGAGCGCGCCTTCTTCGGTACCTTTACCTTCGCCGGTGAGGCGCGCATGCAGGATATCGCCGATGCCTACGGTCTGACGCTCAGCCAGGCGGAGAAGGAGATGACCCTGGCGGACTTCATCTCCCTGCGGGTGGGCGGGCATCCGGTGGTGGGGGACGACGTGGACTGGCACGGCATCCACTGGGTGGTCAGCGAGATGGAGGGCAACACCGTGACCAAGGTGGGGCTGAGGCTCTACTGA
- a CDS encoding YaeQ family protein, producing MALKATICKARLQVADMDRHYYGEHVLTVARHPSETDERMMLRLLAFARHAHPDLAFGRGVSTDDEPDLWLRSLTGEIELWIQLGQPDEREIRRACGRSRQVVIYTYGGHGSRLWWEQLAGKLRTLANLTVIDVAPETVAELGRLAARGMDLNATLQDGMMWLATPEASVEVGVEIRQQASAAQ from the coding sequence ATGGCGCTGAAGGCCACCATCTGCAAGGCGCGCCTGCAGGTTGCCGACATGGATCGGCACTACTACGGCGAGCACGTGCTGACCGTTGCCCGCCACCCGTCGGAGACCGACGAGCGCATGATGCTGCGCCTGCTGGCCTTCGCGCGCCACGCCCATCCGGACCTGGCCTTCGGGCGCGGCGTCAGCACCGATGACGAGCCGGACCTGTGGCTCAGGAGCCTCACCGGCGAGATCGAGCTGTGGATCCAGCTCGGTCAGCCGGACGAGCGGGAGATTCGCCGGGCCTGCGGCCGTTCGCGGCAGGTGGTGATCTACACCTATGGCGGCCACGGCTCCCGGCTCTGGTGGGAGCAGCTCGCCGGCAAGCTGAGAACCCTGGCCAACCTCACGGTCATCGATGTCGCGCCCGAGACCGTTGCCGAACTCGGCAGGCTGGCCGCTCGGGGAATGGACCTCAATGCGACCCTGCAGGACGGCATGATGTGGCTGGCCACGCCGGAGGCCTCCGTGGAGGTCGGCGTCGAGATCCGCCAGCAGGCCAGCGCGGCTCAGTAG
- a CDS encoding NUDIX hydrolase: protein MTRNESNAFPAAAVSCAVVRGGRLLMVRRRHPPNAGRLALPGGKVEAGEPLAVAAERELLEETSVRARADEPLTAFDVIERESDGRLRFHYVVVVMRMAWEAGEPVAGDDASEARWMELEALTAAADGVCATAAELAARLLGAGKQR from the coding sequence ATGACCAGGAATGAATCCAACGCCTTTCCGGCCGCCGCCGTCTCCTGCGCGGTGGTAAGAGGAGGGCGGTTGTTGATGGTGCGGCGGCGCCACCCGCCCAACGCCGGACGGCTGGCGCTGCCGGGCGGCAAGGTGGAGGCGGGGGAGCCCCTCGCCGTGGCGGCGGAGCGCGAGCTGCTCGAGGAGACCAGCGTGCGGGCCAGGGCCGATGAGCCGCTCACCGCCTTCGATGTCATCGAGCGGGAGAGCGATGGCCGGCTGCGCTTCCACTACGTGGTGGTGGTGATGCGCATGGCGTGGGAAGCGGGCGAGCCGGTCGCTGGCGATGACGCCAGCGAGGCCCGCTGGATGGAGCTCGAAGCCCTGACGGCGGCCGCCGATGGGGTCTGCGCGACGGCCGCCGAGCTGGCTGCCCGGCTGCTGGGCGCAGGGAAACAGCGTTGA
- a CDS encoding Bax inhibitor-1/YccA family protein: MAYQDTQLTRQQSQALSTNKVLRNTYGLLAMTLMFSAVTAGAAMAMGVERLNIFVFFIGAYGLMFLVHKTANSAAGLLATFAFTGFMGFTLGPILNAYLALPNGAALVMNALAMTGLTFIGLSAVALVSKKDFSFLGNFLMAGAIVLILAMVAGLIFQIPTLMLMVSAGFVLFASAAILYQTSEIVHRAGETNYILATITLYVSIYNLFISLLSLLGIMSND, from the coding sequence ATGGCATACCAAGACACCCAGCTTACCCGTCAGCAGAGCCAGGCGCTCAGCACCAACAAGGTGCTGCGCAATACCTATGGCCTGCTCGCCATGACGTTGATGTTCTCGGCGGTGACCGCTGGCGCCGCCATGGCCATGGGCGTTGAACGCCTCAACATCTTCGTGTTCTTCATCGGCGCCTACGGCCTGATGTTCCTGGTGCACAAGACCGCCAATTCGGCCGCCGGCCTGCTGGCGACCTTCGCCTTCACCGGCTTCATGGGCTTCACCCTGGGGCCGATCCTCAACGCCTACCTGGCGCTGCCCAACGGTGCCGCCCTGGTCATGAACGCCCTGGCCATGACCGGCCTGACCTTCATCGGTCTCTCCGCCGTGGCGCTGGTCTCCAAAAAGGACTTCAGCTTCCTGGGCAACTTCCTGATGGCCGGTGCCATCGTGCTGATCCTGGCCATGGTCGCCGGGCTGATCTTCCAGATTCCGACCCTGATGCTGATGGTCTCCGCCGGCTTCGTGCTGTTCGCCTCGGCGGCGATCCTCTACCAGACCAGCGAGATCGTGCACCGGGCCGGCGAGACCAACTATATCCTCGCCACCATCACCCTCTATGTGTCGATCTACAACCTCTTCATCAGCCTGCTGTCGCTGCTCGGCATCATGAGCAACGACTGA
- the tusD gene encoding sulfurtransferase complex subunit TusD, with the protein MRYAILLMGAPYSSQAAHSALRFARALVGRGHRLEGVFFYHDGVHNAARLATPPQDEPHLVDGWAALAAEHGVPLQVCIAAALRRGLLDEREAARHGKQGHSIEPPFELTGLGQLVDLGLHCDRLVTFGP; encoded by the coding sequence ATGCGCTACGCGATTCTGTTGATGGGGGCGCCCTACAGCAGCCAGGCCGCCCATTCCGCCCTGCGCTTTGCCCGGGCGCTGGTGGGGCGTGGCCACCGCCTGGAGGGGGTATTCTTCTACCATGACGGTGTGCACAATGCCGCGCGCCTGGCCACGCCGCCGCAGGACGAGCCGCACCTGGTGGACGGTTGGGCTGCGCTGGCCGCCGAGCACGGCGTGCCGCTGCAGGTCTGCATCGCCGCGGCGCTGCGCCGCGGCCTGCTCGATGAGCGCGAGGCGGCCCGCCACGGCAAGCAGGGCCACAGCATCGAGCCCCCCTTCGAGCTGACCGGGCTGGGGCAGCTGGTGGATCTTGGCCTGCACTGCGATCGCCTGGTCACCTTCGGACCCTGA
- a CDS encoding DsrE family protein, translated as MPNEKVQGVDGDLLVILRHAPHGTSWLREGLDAALVAAAFGRRVTLLFMGEGVTALVPGQANGPLGQKGTAPTLEMLEMYDIDTLLVEAEALARFGLAVEGLMLPARAVAAAQLPALTADHSLVLTF; from the coding sequence ATGCCAAACGAAAAGGTACAAGGCGTCGACGGGGATCTGCTGGTCATCCTGCGTCACGCCCCCCACGGCACCAGCTGGCTGCGCGAGGGCCTGGATGCCGCCCTGGTGGCCGCCGCCTTCGGGCGCCGGGTGACTCTGCTCTTCATGGGCGAGGGCGTCACCGCCCTGGTGCCCGGCCAGGCGAACGGCCCCCTGGGGCAGAAGGGCACCGCGCCCACCCTCGAGATGCTCGAGATGTACGATATCGATACCCTGCTGGTGGAGGCGGAGGCGCTGGCGCGCTTTGGCCTGGCGGTCGAGGGGCTGATGCTTCCCGCCAGGGCGGTCGCGGCCGCGCAGCTGCCTGCGCTGACCGCCGACCATTCGCTGGTACTGACCTTCTGA
- the tusB gene encoding sulfurtransferase complex subunit TusB yields the protein MLLHILNRSPATSEVYRQALAAMGPADRLLMIEDGVQGALESLAGRFGDLQGRLYVLEEDLAARGLVPLSADSVIRVDMEGFVTLTEEAQRTVSWF from the coding sequence ATGCTGCTGCATATTCTCAATCGCTCGCCGGCCACTAGCGAGGTCTACCGCCAGGCGCTGGCCGCCATGGGGCCGGCCGATCGGCTCCTGATGATCGAGGACGGGGTGCAGGGCGCCCTGGAAAGCCTGGCGGGCCGCTTCGGTGACCTGCAGGGGCGCCTCTACGTGCTGGAGGAGGACCTCGCCGCCCGCGGGCTGGTGCCGCTCAGCGCCGACTCGGTGATCCGGGTCGATATGGAGGGCTTCGTCACCCTCACCGAAGAGGCGCAGCGCACGGTGAGCTGGTTCTGA
- a CDS encoding TusE/DsrC/DsvC family sulfur relay protein, translating to MATTEIYRYLAVNDQQVTLDPEGYLVVLGDWTPEVARCLAEEEGITLTDEHWEVIQVLRDFYQRFEQAPAMRPLVKAVARALGEEKGRSIHLMRLFPGSPAKLAARIAGLPKPTHCL from the coding sequence ATGGCGACCACAGAAATATACCGTTATCTAGCTGTTAACGATCAACAGGTGACTCTGGATCCGGAGGGATACCTGGTCGTCCTCGGCGACTGGACACCCGAAGTCGCCAGGTGCCTGGCCGAGGAGGAGGGCATCACGCTGACCGACGAGCACTGGGAGGTGATCCAGGTGCTGCGCGACTTCTACCAGCGCTTCGAGCAGGCGCCGGCGATGCGGCCCCTGGTAAAGGCCGTGGCCAGGGCCCTGGGCGAGGAGAAGGGCCGCTCGATCCACCTGATGCGGCTTTTCCCCGGCAGCCCGGCCAAGCTCGCCGCGCGCATCGCCGGGCTGCCCAAGCCCACCCACTGCCTGTGA
- a CDS encoding ACP phosphodiesterase: MNFLAHAWLARGGSDDFLWGNLIADGVKGSDLSAWPGGVAAGIRHHRRVDAFVDAHPVVARIRRRAPDRQRRYAGIALDLVWDHFVARELGLQAGHSPLVARTYRVLRARPAPARLATLVPVLVEQDWLHRYADFAFTCRAIAGIGRRLSGPNRLAELVPWLEEEQRRLEEEFLRLWPEVRQALEVPAHP; the protein is encoded by the coding sequence GTGAACTTCCTGGCGCATGCCTGGCTGGCCCGTGGCGGCAGTGATGACTTCCTGTGGGGCAACCTGATCGCCGACGGGGTCAAGGGGAGCGATCTCTCCGCCTGGCCGGGGGGGGTTGCCGCCGGCATTCGCCACCACCGTCGGGTGGACGCCTTCGTGGATGCGCATCCCGTCGTGGCGCGGATCCGTCGCCGGGCGCCCGATCGCCAGCGTCGCTATGCCGGGATCGCCCTGGACCTGGTGTGGGATCACTTCGTGGCGCGGGAGCTGGGCCTTCAGGCCGGGCACTCCCCGCTGGTGGCCCGCACCTACCGGGTGCTGCGGGCCCGGCCGGCGCCGGCGCGCCTGGCCACGCTGGTGCCGGTGCTGGTGGAGCAGGACTGGCTGCATCGCTATGCGGATTTCGCCTTCACCTGTCGGGCGATTGCCGGTATCGGCCGTCGCCTCTCCGGCCCCAATCGGCTGGCCGAGCTGGTGCCCTGGCTCGAGGAGGAACAGCGGCGTCTGGAAGAGGAGTTCCTGCGCCTGTGGCCGGAGGTGCGCCAGGCGCTGGAGGTGCCGGCACATCCCTAG